Proteins co-encoded in one Flavivirga eckloniae genomic window:
- a CDS encoding M4 family metallopeptidase, translating to MRKTLHNFKLTTRNFAIILVLLGTTMHGVSQERIIKISKEQTQATSPNDKIDDAPVANKALLRSMLKLENNDKLVPITSVVDNYGKHEKYQCYYKGVKVDGMIATIHSKNGKASKISTNQMVLPEMDVKASITTNGALQSAKQKLNFKTIDLVSSELIILSIDPDQNVWKLAYNLHIKGANFYEEVNTYVDAKTGDVIRIMEGIKHSGKHSHASRLKKLGANTTLEQKSFVSLLMQEAIGPLAPATGTLATRYSGTLSLTTDSSGSEYRLRDYSRGNGIINYNNSSSGQVLVYDDYTDNDNNWTLAEHDNSTKDNAALDAHFASQVTYDYFINEHGRNSYDGLGSELINFVNILNYGNAGWANGDYMLYGDGIFGSDPLTSLDVGAHEIGHGVTKYTANLQYQREQGAINESLSDIWAMSVEHYANVNYGLNKDLDLLGNDFGYTIRSMANPNLYGQPDTYQGTNWVPASVSEGCITPQGGAGGNDYCGVHTNSGVGNFWFYTLTLGGSGTNDNGDNYAVTAIGVDKGGDIVYAALADLTPTSQYADFRVVTIQAAQDLYGIGSPEEISVTNAWYAVGVGAAYSGGGGDTETPTVPTGLASSNITASGFDVSWTASTDNVGVTEYEVFIDGSSNGLTASTSYSASGLSANTTYAVTVIAKDAAGNQSASSSALDVTTLEGSGGGCTDTTYNSDDFEGGFSSSIWNDGGSDARISTSDQFYANSGVRCVRLRDDQASANITTDNLDLSLFEEITVTFSYITAGLEIGEGFSLQMSTNGGASFNTEASWARGSEFPSNNVRQTGTVTISGPFTTTTQLKFQHNASVNNDRSYLDDVVIEGCSNGVSSIIAATNGNTLIDTNNDVSEPVLEDIKIFPIPVSHMLNVKNLPENSNLRLMNISGQLLINAKGKSQINMSQFETGIYILQVNTEGKTKFVKIIKR from the coding sequence ATGAGAAAAACTTTACACAATTTTAAACTTACTACAAGAAACTTTGCCATTATTTTGGTGCTATTGGGTACTACAATGCATGGGGTATCCCAAGAAAGAATCATTAAAATTTCAAAAGAGCAAACGCAAGCAACATCACCAAACGATAAAATTGATGATGCGCCCGTAGCAAACAAAGCATTATTACGAAGTATGCTAAAGCTTGAAAATAATGACAAATTAGTACCTATAACATCTGTAGTTGATAACTACGGAAAGCATGAAAAATACCAATGCTACTATAAAGGTGTTAAAGTAGATGGTATGATTGCTACCATTCATAGCAAGAATGGAAAAGCCTCCAAGATTTCGACCAATCAAATGGTATTACCAGAAATGGATGTTAAAGCTTCTATTACTACTAACGGTGCTTTGCAATCTGCAAAACAGAAACTTAACTTTAAGACCATAGACCTAGTTTCGAGCGAGTTAATCATTTTATCGATCGACCCAGATCAAAATGTATGGAAATTAGCCTATAATTTACATATTAAAGGCGCAAACTTCTATGAAGAGGTTAATACTTATGTTGATGCAAAAACTGGTGATGTTATTAGAATAATGGAAGGCATAAAGCATTCAGGCAAACACAGCCATGCGAGTCGCTTGAAAAAATTAGGAGCAAACACGACACTGGAACAAAAAAGCTTTGTTAGTCTGTTGATGCAAGAAGCAATAGGCCCTTTAGCTCCGGCAACAGGAACTTTGGCTACAAGGTATAGCGGTACACTTAGTTTAACAACAGATAGTTCCGGAAGTGAGTACCGATTACGTGATTACTCCAGAGGGAATGGAATTATTAACTATAATAATTCATCATCTGGCCAAGTACTTGTATATGATGATTATACAGATAACGATAACAATTGGACTCTTGCAGAACATGACAATAGCACTAAGGACAATGCTGCCTTAGATGCACACTTTGCTTCACAGGTTACTTATGATTATTTTATAAATGAACACGGTAGAAATAGCTACGACGGGCTTGGTTCTGAATTAATCAATTTTGTTAACATCCTTAATTATGGTAATGCAGGTTGGGCTAATGGAGATTATATGCTTTATGGCGATGGTATTTTTGGATCAGATCCATTAACATCTCTGGATGTTGGTGCTCACGAGATAGGGCATGGAGTTACCAAATACACCGCTAATTTACAGTATCAAAGAGAGCAAGGCGCTATAAATGAATCTTTAAGCGACATTTGGGCCATGAGTGTAGAGCATTATGCCAATGTAAATTATGGACTTAATAAAGATCTTGATTTATTAGGAAATGATTTTGGATATACAATAAGATCGATGGCAAATCCAAATCTATATGGTCAACCAGACACATACCAAGGAACAAACTGGGTACCTGCATCGGTATCAGAAGGCTGTATTACACCTCAAGGAGGCGCAGGAGGTAACGACTATTGCGGAGTACATACTAATAGTGGTGTTGGTAATTTTTGGTTCTACACACTTACCTTGGGTGGCTCTGGCACAAACGATAATGGAGATAACTACGCTGTAACAGCTATTGGTGTAGATAAAGGAGGCGATATTGTTTATGCTGCGCTTGCAGATTTAACTCCCACATCGCAATACGCAGATTTTAGAGTCGTAACAATTCAGGCAGCCCAAGATTTATATGGTATTGGATCTCCAGAAGAAATCTCTGTAACCAATGCCTGGTACGCTGTAGGTGTCGGTGCTGCTTATTCTGGAGGAGGCGGAGATACCGAAACTCCAACCGTACCAACAGGGCTCGCTTCTTCTAATATTACCGCGTCTGGTTTTGATGTATCATGGACAGCCTCTACAGATAATGTAGGTGTAACAGAGTATGAAGTGTTTATTGATGGTTCTAGTAATGGATTAACAGCCTCTACATCTTATAGTGCTTCCGGGCTAAGTGCCAATACCACATATGCAGTAACAGTAATTGCGAAAGACGCAGCAGGCAACCAGTCTGCTTCTAGTAGTGCTTTAGATGTTACTACATTAGAAGGTAGCGGAGGAGGTTGTACTGATACAACATACAACTCAGACGATTTTGAAGGCGGGTTCTCTTCCAGTATATGGAATGACGGAGGATCTGATGCAAGAATAAGTACTAGCGATCAATTCTATGCCAATTCAGGTGTTAGATGTGTTAGACTTAGAGACGATCAAGCCAGTGCCAATATTACCACAGACAACCTTGACTTATCCCTGTTTGAGGAAATTACGGTTACGTTCAGCTATATTACTGCCGGTTTGGAAATAGGGGAAGGCTTTTCATTACAAATGTCAACAAATGGTGGAGCTTCATTTAATACAGAAGCGTCTTGGGCTCGCGGAAGTGAGTTTCCATCAAATAACGTAAGGCAAACTGGAACAGTAACTATTTCGGGGCCATTCACAACAACAACCCAATTAAAATTTCAGCATAATGCCTCTGTAAATAACGATAGATCTTATTTAGATGATGTCGTAATTGAAGGCTGTTCAAATGGTGTTTCCTCCATTATTGCTGCTACCAATGGAAATACTCTTATCGATACAAATAATGATGTATCTGAGCCTGTTTTAGAAGATATTAAGATATTCCCAATTCCGGTAAGTCATATGCTAAATGTTAAAAACTTGCCAGAAAATAGCAATTTGAGATTAATGAATATTTCTGGGCAATTATTAATAAACGCAAAAGGAAAATCTCAAATAAACATGTCTCAATTTGAAACAGGAATCTATATTTTACAGGTTAACACTGAAGGAAAAACCAAATTTGTAAAAATCATAAAACGATAA
- a CDS encoding DUF4251 domain-containing protein, with protein sequence MRFVYFFIGIIIMTYSCKSSKTVATQAEIDFLSTTVKNKKFNIESIWAYPQVTNAMQQVLNSGLLQPGSTANAISLIGNDNFLTINGDSISSFLPYFGERQMQIAYNGGDSAIQFKGIVENYEAVQNKDNSYAITFQARSNSESFQVYIKLFPSLKTHMTLNGNSRFSISYSGSLEPIPQEEEVE encoded by the coding sequence ATGAGATTTGTTTATTTTTTTATCGGCATTATTATCATGACTTACTCTTGTAAGTCATCTAAAACTGTAGCGACCCAGGCAGAAATTGATTTTTTAAGTACTACTGTAAAAAACAAAAAGTTTAATATCGAGTCTATTTGGGCTTACCCACAAGTAACAAATGCGATGCAGCAAGTTCTTAATTCCGGGTTGTTGCAACCGGGCAGTACGGCGAATGCAATTTCTTTAATTGGAAACGATAATTTTTTGACCATAAATGGTGATAGCATCTCATCCTTTTTGCCATATTTTGGAGAAAGACAGATGCAAATAGCTTATAATGGTGGCGATAGCGCCATACAGTTTAAAGGTATTGTAGAAAACTATGAAGCAGTTCAAAATAAGGACAACAGTTACGCTATTACGTTTCAGGCTAGAAGTAACTCGGAAAGTTTTCAAGTGTACATTAAACTATTTCCTAGTTTAAAAACACATATGACTTTAAATGGAAACTCTCGATTTTCAATTAGTTACTCCGGAAGTTTGGAGCCAATTCCTCAAGAAGAGGAGGTTGAATAA
- a CDS encoding helix-turn-helix domain-containing protein: protein MAFRIGKSVMLNFGNDLEPLFIFAGLAFLLLIGPLLRWYVLGMTHFSFKFSNRYLLEVLPFALVFIMSFFIKENWFDENNKQAIIVFGSVLIFIYLHFAFYIFISGRLLYKIKKRYKAVVLTKSQKAIFEWLHVLIIGFIVIWVSYFLNIIENTIPYITGPIVYSIAVYFLSYKAFQLKITDIDGDVFKKNDNESLFGRISKLIVEKQLYLESDLSLSSLSKRLGVSTQKASEVINQYAKQNFNDFINYYRIQDAKKMLLDVNHQNYTIASIAFDIGFSSLSSFNGAFKKFEDTTPSAYRKKGVKQTFNNPDIE from the coding sequence ATGGCTTTTAGAATTGGTAAATCGGTGATGCTTAATTTTGGCAACGATTTAGAGCCTCTATTTATTTTCGCAGGACTAGCTTTTTTATTGCTCATTGGCCCCTTATTAAGATGGTATGTTTTAGGAATGACCCATTTTAGTTTTAAATTTTCGAACCGCTATTTACTAGAAGTGTTACCCTTTGCTTTGGTATTTATAATGAGCTTTTTTATTAAGGAAAACTGGTTTGATGAAAACAACAAACAGGCCATCATTGTGTTTGGTAGTGTGCTTATATTTATTTACCTGCACTTTGCTTTCTATATATTTATATCCGGTAGGTTATTGTATAAAATTAAGAAGAGGTACAAAGCAGTAGTACTAACAAAATCCCAAAAAGCCATATTTGAATGGTTGCATGTGCTAATTATAGGTTTTATTGTTATTTGGGTTTCGTATTTTTTAAATATTATAGAAAATACAATCCCCTATATTACAGGGCCTATTGTTTACTCCATTGCAGTTTACTTTCTGAGTTATAAAGCCTTTCAATTAAAAATAACCGACATTGATGGTGATGTATTTAAAAAGAACGATAATGAATCGTTGTTTGGCAGAATATCTAAACTAATTGTAGAAAAGCAATTATATCTTGAATCGGATTTATCGCTTTCAAGTTTGAGTAAAAGGCTAGGGGTTAGTACACAAAAAGCTTCCGAAGTTATAAACCAATACGCTAAACAAAATTTTAATGACTTTATAAATTATTACCGTATTCAAGATGCAAAAAAAATGCTCTTAGATGTAAACCATCAAAACTACACCATAGCTTCAATTGCTTTCGATATAGGTTTTAGCAGCCTGTCTTCCTTTAATGGTGCCTTTAAGAAGTTTGAAGACACCACGCCTTCAGCCTATAGAAAAAAGGGTGTAAAACAGACATTTAACAATCCTGATATTGAATAA
- a CDS encoding type 1 glutamine amidotransferase domain-containing protein, with product MFKKYRILKWILISITCLILIVVSFGVWFMSLIPSKEINVETTLAKNLPYLSENIQPERGKILAVVTSVNTMGAEGKKTGYELTELSRAYYVFQANGFEVDVASPLGGKPRVIIDDDDMGVFDYAFLNDSIAQFKTSNTIPTKDVIAEDYEAVYFVGGKGAMFDFPENKAIQSIVRNYYQSNKVVGAVCHGPAALVNVTLDDGTPLLENKMVSSFTNDEELLLIPDAKSLFPFLLQDKLVSQGARFNEGPMYLEKISHHKNLITGQNPWSTWSLAETMIKQLGYTPKHREITAEENAVKVLHVYETEGTDKAKDMIKTMSVKEKKQIKRVLIASHSIIAAMKGDIGRFFDMIGLTSYAKKHSSV from the coding sequence ATGTTTAAAAAATACCGCATTCTTAAATGGATCCTCATTTCTATAACCTGTTTAATCCTTATAGTTGTTTCTTTTGGAGTATGGTTTATGAGTTTAATACCTTCAAAAGAGATTAATGTAGAAACTACTTTAGCAAAAAATTTACCATACCTCTCTGAAAACATTCAACCCGAACGAGGTAAAATTTTAGCCGTGGTTACCAGTGTAAATACTATGGGGGCAGAAGGAAAGAAAACAGGCTACGAATTAACAGAGCTATCACGTGCCTATTATGTGTTTCAAGCCAATGGTTTCGAAGTAGATGTAGCCAGTCCGTTAGGAGGTAAACCACGTGTTATTATAGATGACGACGATATGGGAGTTTTCGATTATGCCTTTTTAAACGATTCGATTGCACAATTTAAAACAAGCAACACCATACCAACAAAAGATGTGATAGCAGAAGACTATGAAGCTGTTTATTTCGTAGGTGGAAAGGGAGCTATGTTCGATTTTCCAGAGAACAAAGCCATCCAATCTATAGTTCGCAACTATTATCAATCCAATAAAGTTGTCGGAGCTGTTTGTCATGGTCCAGCCGCATTGGTTAATGTGACTTTAGATGATGGTACCCCGTTATTAGAAAATAAAATGGTAAGCAGTTTTACAAACGATGAAGAACTATTACTCATACCAGATGCAAAATCGTTATTTCCTTTTCTTTTGCAAGATAAACTCGTTTCTCAAGGGGCTCGTTTTAATGAAGGCCCGATGTATTTGGAAAAAATCAGTCATCATAAAAACCTTATCACAGGTCAAAACCCTTGGTCTACTTGGAGTTTAGCAGAAACTATGATTAAACAATTAGGCTATACACCAAAACACCGGGAAATTACTGCCGAAGAAAATGCGGTAAAAGTTCTGCATGTTTATGAAACAGAAGGGACAGATAAAGCTAAAGACATGATAAAAACCATGTCTGTAAAAGAAAAGAAACAGATAAAAAGGGTACTAATAGCATCACATAGTATAATTGCAGCTATGAAAGGAGATATCGGACGTTTTTTCGATATGATTGGTTTAACATCTTACGCAAAAAAGCATAGTTCCGTATAA
- a CDS encoding ComEC/Rec2 family competence protein: MAKGWIRAYSDEYGFFKNKKHERKDRSIFRKAFTTVLYEQADEHSLVLKTLKWGDEVILPDGIGSDSWTKTIYNGQEGFVRRWHLVEIGFLAKDPSDNKSPYTTRLKLKNTEYKKELLWGDLIQITKREADVCHVRARGWYGKLAPYLIQENGILDVSFIDVGQGDGLLVRFPEGKHMLIDGGLERVNQMTGKNAADFVDWKFFFDYGDYCIRLDAMMASHCDADHYGGLWDMIKRDPEVDEEIDCIDFEAKAFYHAGLSTWVKKDNTHKDKLGPTDDGWFVRLLEDREDAERCMNKTNEDTLNGDWKSFIKKILALEEQTPFFRVGVKAEDLADNKELPEIWKDDVSCNIKVLGPVTQNKNGKIALKDLGDTGKNKNGHSICLRLDYGNARILLTGDLNTASMNWLSEAYGDRIDNFNCDVAKACHHGSHDISYKFLKHINAGATIISSGDAEGYSHPRPEIVAASAVTGHMDVDLENDRLRTPLIYMTEIERSVSLGKVSHIKIQNHPNNDGSVTDKAILALKKRNITNSALLSEDERDTLDDIMDKNEKKAFKKDILDREKALLLSTETAHQVFNTNAQYHYKSVHKLFSIKYGTKPVKKTRILTKNHYGLVNVRTDGETIMCATMKESGEGWTIHTFPARF; the protein is encoded by the coding sequence ATGGCAAAAGGATGGATAAGAGCTTATAGTGATGAATATGGTTTCTTTAAAAATAAAAAACACGAACGAAAAGACCGTTCAATCTTCAGGAAAGCATTTACCACGGTGCTATACGAACAAGCCGATGAGCATTCCTTAGTTCTTAAAACTTTAAAATGGGGTGATGAAGTTATACTTCCAGACGGCATTGGTTCAGATTCTTGGACAAAAACAATTTATAATGGACAGGAAGGATTCGTTAGGCGCTGGCACCTTGTAGAAATTGGGTTTTTGGCAAAAGATCCTTCCGATAATAAATCGCCATATACAACAAGATTAAAATTAAAAAACACAGAATATAAAAAGGAATTACTTTGGGGTGATTTAATTCAAATTACAAAGCGAGAAGCCGATGTATGTCACGTTAGAGCTAGAGGCTGGTATGGTAAATTAGCTCCATACCTTATACAAGAAAATGGGATTCTAGATGTTAGTTTTATTGATGTTGGACAAGGCGATGGTCTTCTGGTAAGATTTCCCGAAGGGAAACATATGCTAATTGATGGTGGTCTGGAACGTGTCAACCAAATGACAGGTAAAAATGCTGCAGATTTTGTTGATTGGAAGTTCTTTTTCGATTACGGCGATTATTGTATTCGGTTGGATGCTATGATGGCTTCTCATTGCGACGCCGACCATTATGGAGGGCTTTGGGATATGATTAAACGGGATCCAGAAGTTGACGAGGAAATTGATTGTATTGATTTTGAAGCCAAAGCGTTTTATCATGCTGGATTGTCTACATGGGTAAAAAAAGACAATACTCATAAGGACAAACTAGGACCTACCGACGACGGTTGGTTTGTGAGACTTTTAGAGGATAGGGAAGATGCCGAACGTTGTATGAATAAAACCAATGAAGATACTTTAAATGGTGATTGGAAGAGTTTTATAAAAAAAATTCTAGCCTTAGAAGAGCAAACACCATTTTTTAGAGTAGGAGTAAAGGCTGAAGATCTTGCAGATAATAAGGAATTACCAGAAATATGGAAAGACGATGTATCATGCAACATTAAAGTTTTAGGACCTGTAACCCAGAATAAAAATGGAAAAATAGCCTTAAAAGATCTTGGTGATACTGGTAAGAATAAAAATGGACATAGTATATGTTTGCGTCTCGATTACGGAAATGCACGTATTTTATTAACAGGCGATTTAAACACAGCGAGTATGAATTGGCTTTCTGAAGCTTATGGAGACAGAATAGATAATTTTAATTGCGATGTAGCCAAAGCTTGTCATCACGGCAGTCATGATATATCTTATAAGTTTTTAAAGCACATCAACGCTGGAGCTACCATAATTTCTTCGGGTGATGCTGAGGGTTATTCACACCCCAGACCAGAAATAGTTGCTGCTAGTGCAGTAACGGGGCATATGGATGTCGATTTGGAAAACGATAGATTAAGAACGCCATTAATCTATATGACCGAAATTGAGCGTTCGGTTTCTCTAGGAAAGGTTAGTCATATAAAAATACAGAACCACCCAAATAATGATGGTTCGGTTACCGACAAAGCCATATTAGCTTTAAAAAAGAGAAACATTACCAACAGCGCACTACTTTCTGAAGATGAACGTGATACGTTAGATGATATTATGGATAAAAATGAAAAAAAGGCATTTAAAAAAGACATTTTAGATCGCGAAAAAGCACTGTTATTATCTACAGAAACGGCACATCAAGTATTTAACACCAATGCACAATACCATTATAAAAGTGTGCATAAACTGTTTTCCATTAAATATGGCACTAAACCAGTTAAAAAGACCCGTATTTTAACCAAAAACCATTATGGTTTGGTAAATGTAAGAACTGATGGAGAAACCATTATGTGTGCAACAATGAAAGAATCTGGTGAAGGATGGACTATACATACGTTTCCTGCCAGATTTTAA
- a CDS encoding metallophosphoesterase family protein, with amino-acid sequence MDIPKEQIEEFKKLIESDESIKSDIEKLLNYLPYCEYELIIYMIEKKVWKGNRPKPPKDFKKGSGSIELGLFLYWLKNPKEIDLSSFTLGEALAILAVIAALNYMLADSKIDETNYDFFKNGDELIYLDGSVLSIEKYATYDQGWFIAFINLVETTSRFLWYNNGKFPTTPPPRIKIEGKQKNTVSIALLGDWGAGNLAAKEVMARISVLKPDYIMHLGDVYYSGTPSKGKHYFSLGEEYKNLLDLWPKGYVGKSFTLNSNHEMYSGANGLFIDALKSAGTPFVAQYGASCFALDFDGYTLLGLDTAYMGKVKDAFMIGSIGKPSGFQSQWIKNLKLDPKKTIVFSHHNGFADDCTSVSPLWSEIREVLGDDPFAWYWGHVHNGIVYDMPMHIPDKNGEGNGFSTTTYARCLGHAALPYGDGESLQDKPITWRAQNKRTDKPKELYNGFAMLTLKSNGGAVNSILEQFYDTSSKAQPVYQKHLGKNES; translated from the coding sequence ATGGATATACCAAAAGAACAAATCGAAGAATTTAAAAAGCTAATAGAATCTGATGAAAGTATTAAATCTGACATTGAGAAACTATTGAATTATTTGCCTTATTGTGAATATGAGCTCATTATTTATATGATTGAGAAAAAAGTATGGAAGGGAAATAGACCAAAGCCACCAAAAGATTTTAAGAAGGGAAGTGGTAGTATAGAGTTGGGATTATTTCTGTATTGGCTTAAAAATCCGAAAGAGATAGATTTGAGTAGTTTTACACTTGGTGAGGCTCTGGCAATTTTAGCTGTTATAGCAGCTTTAAACTATATGCTAGCAGATTCAAAAATAGATGAAACGAATTATGACTTTTTTAAGAATGGAGATGAATTAATTTATTTGGATGGGAGTGTTTTAAGTATAGAAAAATATGCAACCTACGACCAAGGATGGTTTATTGCGTTTATTAATCTAGTTGAAACGACCTCTCGATTTCTTTGGTATAATAACGGTAAATTTCCAACCACGCCACCACCGCGTATCAAGATAGAAGGAAAACAGAAAAATACAGTTTCCATAGCCTTGCTTGGTGATTGGGGTGCTGGAAATTTGGCAGCAAAAGAAGTGATGGCTCGTATTTCGGTTTTAAAACCCGATTACATAATGCATCTGGGTGATGTTTATTATTCGGGAACACCAAGTAAAGGGAAACATTATTTTTCTCTGGGAGAAGAGTATAAAAACCTACTTGATTTATGGCCCAAAGGCTATGTAGGTAAATCATTTACACTCAATTCAAACCATGAAATGTACAGTGGCGCTAATGGTTTGTTTATCGATGCACTCAAATCAGCCGGAACACCTTTTGTAGCACAGTATGGGGCAAGTTGTTTTGCGTTAGATTTTGATGGATATACGTTGCTAGGACTAGATACTGCTTATATGGGAAAAGTAAAAGATGCATTTATGATAGGGAGTATAGGGAAGCCTTCTGGTTTTCAAAGTCAATGGATTAAGAATTTGAAATTAGATCCAAAGAAAACCATTGTTTTCTCACATCATAACGGATTTGCAGATGATTGTACTTCGGTTTCTCCTTTATGGAGCGAAATAAGAGAAGTCCTAGGAGATGATCCATTTGCCTGGTATTGGGGACATGTACATAATGGTATAGTTTACGATATGCCCATGCATATTCCAGATAAGAATGGAGAAGGCAATGGCTTTTCTACAACAACTTATGCACGTTGTTTGGGGCATGCCGCACTACCATATGGAGATGGAGAATCTTTGCAAGACAAACCAATTACCTGGAGAGCCCAAAATAAGCGAACCGATAAACCAAAAGAATTGTATAACGGATTTGCTATGCTTACATTAAAGTCCAATGGAGGTGCTGTTAACAGTATTTTAGAGCAATTTTACGATACCAGTTCAAAGGCACAACCGGTGTATCAAAAGCATTTAGGTAAAAACGAATCTTAA
- a CDS encoding slipin family protein: MNPIQILSVVIIIFLFAGIRIVYEYKRAPKFRFGKYIKTLKPGFRWVIPIIETIQIVDIRVITINIVSQEVMTEDNVPCSIDGVLFFKINDPERAVLEVEEYKFAITQLAQAALRDVCGKVELDTILSKREEMGKNIKSIVEIETKEWGIDINDVKIKDIQLPENMRRMMANQAEAERSRRARIILALAEEQAAGKLLEAGKLIDQSPSAIKLRLYQTLSNIAAEKNSTILFPFPEEVLPRKANNKKKKKKK; encoded by the coding sequence ATGAATCCTATACAAATATTAAGTGTTGTTATTATTATTTTCCTTTTTGCAGGAATACGTATTGTATACGAATATAAACGAGCTCCAAAATTTAGATTTGGTAAATACATCAAAACCTTGAAACCTGGTTTTAGGTGGGTTATCCCAATCATTGAAACGATTCAAATAGTAGATATTCGGGTTATTACCATTAACATCGTTTCTCAAGAAGTGATGACGGAGGATAACGTACCTTGTAGTATTGATGGGGTGTTATTCTTTAAAATTAACGACCCGGAGCGTGCTGTATTAGAGGTTGAAGAATACAAATTTGCTATTACCCAACTGGCACAGGCAGCTTTAAGGGATGTTTGTGGTAAGGTAGAATTGGATACTATTTTATCGAAGCGCGAAGAGATGGGTAAAAATATAAAAAGTATCGTTGAAATAGAGACGAAAGAATGGGGTATCGATATTAACGATGTTAAGATTAAAGATATTCAGTTACCAGAAAATATGAGGCGTATGATGGCAAATCAGGCTGAAGCCGAACGCTCCAGACGTGCCCGCATTATTTTAGCTTTGGCAGAGGAACAAGCGGCTGGAAAATTACTTGAGGCAGGTAAACTTATAGATCAATCGCCATCTGCGATTAAACTAAGACTTTATCAAACTTTATCGAATATTGCGGCCGAAAAGAATTCTACCATCCTTTTTCCTTTCCCTGAGGAAGTGTTACCAAGGAAAGCAAATAATAAGAAGAAAAAGAAGAAGAAATAA
- a CDS encoding GNAT family N-acetyltransferase yields MEVKPLDHIEFSKLMACFLKAFENYFVKMPTDHQFYKERWKMAKVRLDLSYGMFDNETLVGFIINAIDERYGELIAFNTGTGVLPQYRGQRIINTIYKHAIPELKSKGIFKCTLEVIKENTIAIKTYERIGFKITKNYKCYSGSLGIKDGVSNFELKQVDASYFTWGELHQDTYSWDNHINTIARGNYHFYSVLADGKPESYFIINPENGYIAQFNVLNDSPKNWDRLFEAISNVSNAIKINNVDEQLTSKVNALNIAGLQNTVDQYEMSFSLD; encoded by the coding sequence ATGGAAGTAAAACCTTTAGATCATATCGAGTTTTCTAAACTTATGGCATGTTTTTTAAAAGCATTCGAAAACTACTTTGTAAAAATGCCAACAGATCATCAATTTTATAAGGAACGTTGGAAAATGGCCAAAGTACGTTTGGATTTATCTTATGGCATGTTCGACAACGAAACGTTGGTAGGGTTTATCATCAATGCAATAGACGAACGCTATGGGGAATTAATCGCTTTTAATACAGGCACCGGAGTTCTTCCGCAATATAGAGGGCAACGCATCATCAATACTATATATAAGCATGCCATTCCAGAATTAAAATCTAAAGGCATTTTTAAATGTACATTGGAAGTTATTAAGGAAAACACCATAGCCATAAAGACTTACGAACGTATTGGCTTTAAAATCACTAAAAACTATAAATGCTATAGCGGTTCTTTAGGTATTAAAGATGGCGTGAGCAATTTTGAATTAAAACAAGTAGACGCATCATATTTTACCTGGGGAGAACTACATCAAGACACCTATTCTTGGGACAATCATATTAATACCATTGCTAGAGGGAATTATCATTTTTATAGTGTGCTCGCAGATGGTAAACCAGAGTCCTATTTTATTATCAATCCCGAAAATGGCTATATAGCCCAGTTTAATGTTTTAAATGATAGTCCTAAAAACTGGGATAGATTATTTGAAGCCATAAGCAATGTTTCTAATGCCATAAAAATCAATAATGTTGATGAGCAATTAACCTCGAAAGTTAATGCTCTAAACATTGCAGGGCTACAAAATACAGTAGATCAATATGAGATGTCGTTTAGTTTGGATTAG
- a CDS encoding DUF3574 domain-containing protein, which produces MIRCITLFVIVIFVGIGVSCNSAKSNFNYVKTELYFGLSEGNVEITEDKWKDFKAKYFSVLPGYTEVDCNGFWTNPSNITVSEKCKLIIYINKGTKKDSTDIANLVNNYKRLFHQESVLKVQTHVKASF; this is translated from the coding sequence ATGATAAGGTGTATAACACTATTTGTTATTGTTATTTTTGTGGGAATAGGTGTTTCTTGCAATTCAGCAAAATCTAATTTTAATTATGTTAAAACAGAATTATATTTCGGGTTATCTGAAGGCAATGTTGAAATAACAGAAGATAAATGGAAAGATTTTAAAGCTAAATACTTTAGCGTATTGCCTGGCTATACAGAGGTGGATTGTAATGGATTTTGGACGAATCCTAGCAATATTACCGTTTCAGAAAAATGTAAATTGATAATCTATATAAATAAAGGTACCAAAAAAGATAGCACAGACATTGCTAATCTAGTAAACAACTATAAAAGGTTATTCCATCAAGAGTCGGTTCTAAAAGTTCAAACCCATGTAAAAGCATCATTTTAA